CCGTGCCGCGGGTTATTGGACCGTTCGCGGTGACTTTGACTCTGCCCCGCTTAAGCACAGGACACATGTCGCCTAAAGCTACGGTTTTGACGGCTACGCCTATGGCGTTGTCTCCGCCGGGGCTTTCGGAAACCTTGTCGTCAGCGCTTAGATAGACTGGACTGCCCTTTGTGACTGCAGCCGCAGCTTCGAAGGATTCTATCTGGGCGTTTGGGTCGTCGGACTCGCCGACTGCCATCCAGCTTTTGCCTGTTTTATCCGCCATTCAAAATCAAATCTGTCTTCAGT
This DNA window, taken from Candidatus Bathyarchaeota archaeon, encodes the following:
- a CDS encoding DUF2190 family protein codes for the protein MADKTGKSWMAVGESDDPNAQIESFEAAAAVTKGSPVYLSADDKVSESPGGDNAIGVAVKTVALGDMCPVLKRGRVKVTANGPITRGTAVCSAANGKITQLVDQAVNEGGAATYTVFYNRKLGTALETASADGDLIFID